A genomic region of Exiguobacterium oxidotolerans JCM 12280 contains the following coding sequences:
- the brnQ gene encoding branched-chain amino acid transport system II carrier protein, with amino-acid sequence MLNRKDLFALGFMIFALFFGAGNLIFPPELGALAGTQFLPAMLGFIVTGVGLPLAGLIAVAWVGGGISTLSNPLPKAVGAFLTFALYVAIGPFFGIPRTSVVTYELGVVPFLGEPSQTTLIISSLLFFLATVFLVLRPGKLLDIIGRFITPLLLTALMILSISSIVNPLSSVEAPAPAYNSFTNSFVQGFLQGYLTLDALGALVFGVIVLHTLHTRGIKDRTAQLKNVTKAGLIAAVSLTVVYTGLGFIGRNSFGAVGSVSGPDLLQQYADSTFGTVGLVILGTAILLACLTTSVGLVTAFSEYLISLFKRLSFPVASITTAVLGFAISIFGLQTLLSIAVPVLMFLYPIVIVLIVLTFIRSAIKKPAIVYGATLFVTALLSLLSSLMSLKALPAFASSMYKAFPLVDQNMAWLLPAIATFIISSWIGHVSHNSISQKRAG; translated from the coding sequence ATGTTGAACCGTAAAGATTTATTCGCTTTAGGATTTATGATTTTCGCTTTGTTTTTTGGTGCCGGTAACTTAATTTTCCCACCCGAACTCGGTGCTCTTGCCGGGACACAATTCTTACCTGCCATGCTAGGCTTCATCGTAACAGGCGTCGGTCTCCCGTTAGCGGGCTTAATCGCAGTCGCTTGGGTTGGCGGCGGAATTAGTACGCTTTCAAATCCACTGCCGAAAGCTGTTGGTGCTTTCTTGACATTCGCGCTTTACGTCGCGATTGGTCCATTCTTCGGCATTCCGCGAACATCCGTCGTCACGTATGAACTTGGTGTCGTGCCTTTTTTAGGAGAACCTAGCCAAACGACGTTAATCATTTCATCATTACTCTTTTTCTTGGCAACCGTGTTTCTCGTTTTAAGACCGGGTAAGTTACTTGATATCATCGGTCGCTTCATCACACCGTTATTACTGACGGCACTTATGATTCTCAGTATAAGTAGTATCGTCAATCCACTTTCTTCCGTCGAGGCACCAGCTCCTGCATACAACAGTTTTACGAACTCGTTTGTTCAAGGATTTCTTCAAGGCTATTTGACCCTCGACGCACTCGGTGCACTCGTCTTCGGGGTTATCGTCTTACACACGCTTCACACACGTGGAATTAAAGATCGTACAGCACAATTAAAAAACGTGACAAAAGCCGGTTTAATTGCCGCAGTCTCATTGACTGTCGTCTATACAGGACTTGGTTTCATTGGACGAAACAGCTTCGGTGCCGTCGGTTCAGTCAGCGGTCCTGATTTGTTGCAACAATATGCTGATAGTACGTTCGGTACGGTTGGTTTAGTCATTTTAGGAACAGCGATTTTGCTGGCTTGTTTAACAACTTCCGTCGGTCTTGTGACAGCATTTTCAGAATATTTGATTTCATTGTTTAAACGCTTGTCTTTCCCGGTCGCAAGTATCACGACAGCCGTATTAGGATTCGCAATCTCAATTTTCGGATTGCAGACATTACTGTCGATTGCCGTACCTGTGTTGATGTTCCTTTATCCGATTGTCATCGTCTTAATCGTCTTGACTTTCATTCGTTCAGCTATCAAGAAGCCGGCCATCGTCTATGGTGCGACATTGTTCGTAACGGCGCTTCTCTCTTTACTGAGCTCACTCATGTCGTTAAAAGCTTTACCTGCATTCGCCAGCAGCATGTATAAAGCTTTTCCATTGGTCGACCAAAACATGGCGTGGTTATTACCTGCGATCGCGACCTTCATCATCAGTTCATGGATTGGACACGTTTCTCATAATTCCATCAGCCAAAAACGAGCAGGCTGA